A single genomic interval of Ramlibacter sp. harbors:
- a CDS encoding LON peptidase substrate-binding domain-containing protein, translated as MSSVLTLSSLPLFPLGTVLFPGGVLPLRVFEVRYLDMIGRCHRAGAPFGVVSLTEGSEVRQPGGREAFSTVGTLATITRFETPQPGLMTIRCSGAQRFRITASDQLKHGLWVADVQRMDEDLVVPVPDDLKGTAEALDKLIQTLQARAGQEPLPLEAPWRLDDCGWVANRWCELLPLPVTLKQRLMELDNPLVRLELVSDVLARTGIAG; from the coding sequence ATGTCATCCGTCCTCACCCTGTCCTCCCTTCCGCTGTTCCCGCTGGGCACGGTGCTGTTTCCCGGGGGGGTGCTGCCCCTGCGGGTTTTTGAAGTCCGCTACCTCGACATGATCGGCCGCTGCCACCGCGCCGGCGCGCCCTTTGGCGTGGTATCGCTGACCGAGGGCAGCGAAGTCCGCCAGCCCGGCGGGCGCGAGGCGTTTTCGACCGTGGGCACGCTGGCCACCATCACCCGGTTTGAAACGCCCCAGCCCGGCCTCATGACCATCCGCTGCAGCGGCGCCCAGCGCTTTCGCATCACCGCCAGTGACCAGCTCAAGCACGGCCTGTGGGTGGCCGATGTGCAGCGCATGGACGAGGACCTTGTGGTGCCGGTGCCGGACGACCTCAAGGGCACGGCCGAGGCACTGGACAAGCTGATCCAGACCCTGCAGGCGCGGGCCGGCCAGGAGCCCCTGCCGCTCGAGGCACCCTGGCGCCTGGACGACTGCGGCTGGGTGGCCAACCGGTGGTGCGAACTGTTGCCCCTGCCCGTGACGCTCAAGCAGCGCCTGATGGAACTGGACAACCCCCTGGTTCGCCTTGAGCTGGTCAGCGATGTGCTGGCCCGCACCGGCATTGCCGGTTGA
- the trpA gene encoding tryptophan synthase subunit alpha yields MSRIATTLSALKADGRTALIPYVTAGFPFADITPELMHGMVTAGADIIELGVPFSDPMADGPVIQKAGEKALSMGVGMVQVLDMVRRFREGDPRTPVVLMGYANPVERYDLMHGKDSFIRDAAAAGVDGLLVVDYPPEECEDFAAQLKNHGMDLIFLLAPTSTPQRMQQVARVASGYVYYVSLKGITGAGHLDTAAVEQMLPRIRDHVKVPVGVGFGIRDAATAQAIGKVADAVVIGTRIIQLLDDQPRDKAVAGVATFLREVRAALDA; encoded by the coding sequence ATGAGCCGCATTGCCACCACCCTCTCGGCGCTGAAGGCCGATGGCCGCACCGCATTGATCCCCTACGTGACGGCGGGCTTCCCGTTCGCCGACATCACGCCCGAACTCATGCACGGCATGGTCACGGCCGGGGCCGACATCATCGAGCTGGGCGTCCCGTTCTCCGACCCCATGGCCGACGGGCCCGTGATCCAGAAGGCCGGCGAAAAGGCGCTGTCCATGGGCGTGGGCATGGTTCAGGTGCTGGACATGGTGCGGCGCTTTCGCGAGGGCGACCCGCGGACCCCCGTCGTGCTCATGGGCTATGCCAATCCGGTGGAGCGCTACGACCTGATGCATGGCAAAGACAGCTTCATCCGTGACGCCGCGGCCGCCGGCGTGGACGGCCTGCTGGTGGTGGACTACCCGCCCGAGGAATGCGAGGACTTCGCCGCGCAGTTGAAGAACCACGGCATGGACCTGATCTTTCTGCTGGCGCCCACCAGCACACCGCAGCGCATGCAGCAGGTGGCCCGCGTGGCCAGCGGCTATGTGTACTACGTCTCGCTGAAGGGCATCACCGGCGCCGGGCACCTGGACACGGCCGCCGTGGAACAGATGCTGCCGCGCATCCGCGACCATGTGAAGGTGCCCGTGGGCGTGGGCTTCGGCATCCGCGACGCGGCCACGGCCCAGGCCATCGGGAAAGTCGCTGATGCCGTGGTGATCGGCACCCGGATCATCCAGTTGCTCGACGACCAGCCGCGCGACAAGGCGGTGGCAGGCGTTGCCACCTTCCTGCGCGAAGTGCGCGCAGCGCTGGACGCATAA
- the truA gene encoding tRNA pseudouridine(38-40) synthase TruA has protein sequence MRIALGVSYNGQAYDGWQSQPSGRTVQDQLEAALSQFTTQPVSTLCAGRTDAGVHGLMQVVHLDTPLQREPSSWVRGTNRFLPPDIAIQWAQPVPDAFHARASAIARRYAYVLLESPVRPSVDAGRVGWTFRPMDATAMRAAAALLLGEHDFTSFRASSCQARSPVKTMKRVEIHQHGAYWRFEFEASAFLHHMIRNIMGCLLVIGQGQQPPAWMAQVLAARDRDAAAPTFSPDGLYFLGPVYEPHWGLPQRTAAYDWLP, from the coding sequence ATGAGGATTGCGCTGGGCGTCAGCTACAACGGTCAGGCCTATGACGGCTGGCAGAGCCAGCCCTCAGGCCGCACGGTCCAGGACCAGCTGGAAGCCGCCCTCTCCCAATTCACGACGCAGCCTGTCAGCACCCTGTGCGCCGGGCGCACCGATGCCGGCGTGCACGGACTGATGCAGGTCGTCCACCTCGACACGCCTTTGCAGCGCGAGCCTTCCTCCTGGGTGCGCGGCACCAATCGCTTCCTGCCGCCGGACATCGCGATCCAGTGGGCGCAACCCGTGCCCGATGCGTTTCATGCGCGGGCCAGCGCCATCGCGCGGCGCTATGCCTACGTGCTGCTGGAGTCGCCGGTTCGTCCCAGCGTCGATGCCGGTCGGGTCGGCTGGACCTTCCGGCCCATGGACGCCACGGCCATGCGGGCCGCCGCCGCCCTGCTGCTGGGCGAGCACGATTTCACCTCGTTCCGCGCCTCCAGCTGCCAGGCCCGGTCGCCGGTCAAGACCATGAAGCGCGTCGAGATCCACCAGCACGGGGCCTACTGGCGTTTTGAGTTCGAGGCCAGCGCCTTTCTGCACCACATGATCCGCAACATCATGGGTTGCCTGCTGGTGATCGGCCAGGGGCAGCAGCCCCCGGCCTGGATGGCTCAGGTCCTCGCCGCGCGCGACCGCGACGCCGCGGCCCCGACGTTTTCACCGGACGGCCTGTACTTCCTGGGTCCGGTGTACGAGCCGCACTGGGGCCTGCCGCAACGCACGGCTGCGTATGATTGGCTGCCATGA
- a CDS encoding YggT family protein — protein MLYQIISFLLDVAAGLLGGACLLRLYMQAQRVPFGNPVGRFVFAVTDWLVLPLRKLLPPVGRWDTASLVGAWLIVLAQFGVLWLLTGGSVALLPVLAVFGVVRLVISGLTGLVIVYAVLSWVQSDSPLVDVISRLCSPLLRPFRRLIPLVGGIDLSPLALLVVLQIAAMVLAAIQRAILF, from the coding sequence ATGCTCTACCAAATCATTTCCTTTTTGCTTGACGTGGCGGCTGGCCTGCTGGGCGGTGCCTGCCTGCTGCGCCTGTACATGCAGGCGCAACGCGTGCCGTTCGGCAATCCGGTGGGGCGTTTCGTGTTCGCCGTGACCGACTGGCTGGTGCTGCCGCTGCGCAAGCTGCTGCCGCCGGTCGGGCGCTGGGACACCGCCAGCCTGGTGGGCGCGTGGCTGATCGTGCTGGCCCAGTTCGGCGTGCTGTGGCTGCTCACCGGCGGCAGTGTGGCCTTGTTGCCCGTGCTGGCGGTATTTGGTGTGGTGCGGCTTGTGATCTCGGGCCTGACCGGGCTGGTGATCGTCTACGCCGTGCTGTCGTGGGTGCAGTCGGATTCGCCGCTGGTGGACGTGATCAGCAGGCTGTGCTCGCCGCTGCTGCGGCCCTTCCGGCGGCTGATCCCGCTGGTGGGCGGCATTGACCTGTCGCCCCTGGCCCTGCTGGTGGTGCTGCAGATCGCGGCCATGGTGCTGGCCGCGATCCAGCGCGCGATCCTGTTCTGA
- a CDS encoding phosphoribosylanthranilate isomerase, whose translation MPRTRIKICGLTREQDVDAAVQAGADAVGFVMYDRSPRHVSPGRAAELARRLPPFVTPVLLFVNESAAKITAICDQLAGATLQFHGDETPQQCAQATRDGARPWLRAARIPLDDATPFDLLKFATDYSQAQAILLDARVDGYGGGGKAFNWSRLPASVNCHLVLSGGLTPANVTDGILQVRPRCTSLAVDVSSGVELEGPGNKGLKDPEKIHQFVAAVRAADRLLAESNHVRVPPA comes from the coding sequence ATGCCCAGAACCCGCATCAAGATCTGCGGCCTGACGCGCGAGCAGGACGTGGACGCCGCTGTCCAGGCCGGCGCCGATGCGGTCGGTTTCGTGATGTACGACCGCAGCCCGCGCCATGTCTCGCCCGGGCGTGCCGCCGAGCTGGCGCGCCGGCTGCCGCCCTTTGTCACGCCGGTGCTGCTGTTCGTGAATGAATCCGCAGCAAAAATCACGGCCATCTGTGACCAGCTGGCGGGGGCCACGCTGCAATTCCATGGGGATGAGACGCCGCAGCAGTGCGCGCAGGCCACGCGCGATGGTGCCCGGCCCTGGCTGCGCGCGGCCCGCATCCCGCTGGATGACGCCACGCCGTTCGACTTGCTAAAATTCGCTACCGACTATTCACAGGCCCAGGCCATCCTGCTCGACGCCCGTGTCGACGGATACGGCGGCGGCGGAAAAGCATTCAATTGGTCACGTCTTCCAGCAAGCGTCAACTGTCACCTCGTTTTGTCTGGTGGACTCACGCCTGCAAACGTGACCGATGGCATTCTGCAGGTACGGCCGCGCTGCACATCGCTGGCCGTTGACGTGAGCTCCGGCGTCGAGCTTGAAGGCCCTGGCAACAAGGGACTCAAGGACCCGGAAAAGATCCATCAGTTTGTCGCGGCCGTGCGCGCCGCCGACAGGCTTCTTGCAGAGTCCAACCATGTTCGAGTACCACCAGCCTGA
- a CDS encoding polysaccharide biosynthesis protein, protein MLAWGLSFWLRFNLDVPAEFVQLGLEAAPWCLVAYAVGLVASGVYRQVWSYIGLPELRQLAAGIVLGGLLTTAAVLMQRLPAFPRSVLLLQPLLALILLGAARAARRTLAERRLVHPSARPLLIVGTLQDASNALRALKGSMQWQPVGILSPLAAEAGRSLQNIRVLGFPGAIAKASVSTSARTALVASPPGSAERREVLLHAADAGVTLLTMPRPDEWLKTESAGPRRIELEDLLGRTPVKLDVAGLAELFSGQTVLVTGAGGSIGSELCRQIARLGVGRLICVDISEYAVYGLEQELREAHPQMQGCYYTANVREADRLRAIAMKHRPTVVLHAAAYKHVPLMEDLNEIEALRTNVLGTLNSARAAGECGASRFVLVSTDKAVNPTNIMGASKRLAELMVQGVAASFAATQYVSVRFGNVLGSSGSVVPLFTAQIARGGPVTVTHPEIVRYFMTIPEAAQLVLQAGLMGRSGQIFVLDMGEAVKIVELARMLIRLSGKTEQDIPIAYTGLRPGEKLYEELLADDETTEPTPHPKLRIAKTSGQQVADIDAVVQWVMDAGPAPSGAVLRNWLRSQVPEYAGR, encoded by the coding sequence ATGCTGGCCTGGGGGCTGTCATTCTGGCTGCGCTTCAATCTCGACGTGCCCGCTGAATTTGTCCAGCTCGGGCTGGAGGCCGCGCCCTGGTGTCTGGTGGCCTACGCAGTGGGCCTGGTGGCTTCGGGCGTTTACCGGCAGGTCTGGAGCTACATCGGCCTGCCCGAACTGCGACAGCTGGCCGCGGGCATCGTGCTGGGCGGGCTGCTGACGACGGCGGCGGTCCTGATGCAGCGCCTGCCGGCGTTCCCCCGTTCCGTCCTGCTGCTTCAACCCCTGCTCGCGCTGATCCTGCTCGGGGCCGCGCGGGCCGCGCGGCGGACGCTGGCGGAGCGGCGGCTCGTGCACCCCTCGGCGCGTCCGCTGCTGATCGTGGGCACGCTGCAGGATGCGTCCAATGCCTTGCGCGCGCTCAAGGGCTCGATGCAATGGCAGCCCGTGGGCATTCTGTCGCCACTCGCCGCCGAAGCGGGCCGGTCGTTGCAGAACATCCGGGTGCTGGGTTTTCCGGGGGCCATTGCCAAGGCTTCGGTGTCGACCAGCGCCCGCACCGCGCTGGTCGCCTCCCCGCCCGGCTCGGCCGAGCGCCGTGAAGTCCTGCTGCACGCGGCCGACGCGGGCGTGACCCTGCTGACCATGCCGCGGCCCGACGAATGGCTCAAGACCGAGTCGGCCGGACCGCGCAGGATCGAACTCGAAGACCTGCTGGGCCGCACGCCCGTGAAGCTCGATGTGGCGGGCCTGGCCGAGCTGTTCTCGGGCCAGACGGTTCTGGTGACCGGTGCCGGGGGCTCGATTGGTTCCGAACTTTGCCGCCAGATCGCGCGCCTGGGCGTGGGGCGGCTCATCTGCGTTGACATCTCGGAGTACGCGGTCTATGGCCTGGAGCAGGAGTTGCGCGAGGCGCATCCGCAGATGCAGGGCTGCTATTACACCGCCAACGTGCGCGAGGCCGACCGCCTGCGGGCCATCGCCATGAAGCACCGGCCGACCGTGGTGCTGCACGCCGCGGCCTACAAGCATGTGCCGCTGATGGAGGACCTCAACGAGATCGAGGCCCTGCGCACCAATGTGCTGGGCACGCTGAATTCGGCGCGCGCCGCGGGCGAGTGTGGCGCCAGCCGCTTCGTGCTGGTTTCGACCGACAAGGCGGTCAATCCCACCAACATCATGGGCGCGAGCAAGCGCCTGGCCGAGCTCATGGTGCAGGGCGTGGCGGCTTCGTTTGCGGCCACGCAATACGTCTCGGTGCGCTTTGGCAACGTGCTGGGCTCAAGCGGCTCGGTGGTGCCGCTGTTCACGGCGCAGATCGCGCGCGGCGGGCCGGTCACGGTGACCCACCCCGAAATCGTCCGCTATTTCATGACCATCCCCGAGGCCGCGCAGCTGGTGCTGCAGGCGGGGCTGATGGGGCGGTCTGGCCAGATCTTCGTGCTCGACATGGGGGAGGCCGTCAAGATCGTGGAGCTCGCGCGCATGCTGATCCGGCTGTCGGGCAAGACCGAGCAGGACATCCCGATCGCCTACACCGGACTGCGGCCCGGCGAGAAACTCTACGAAGAGCTGCTCGCCGATGACGAAACCACCGAGCCCACCCCGCACCCCAAACTGCGCATTGCCAAGACCTCGGGCCAGCAGGTGGCCGACATCGACGCCGTGGTGCAATGGGTGATGGACGCGGGGCCGGCGCCCTCCGGCGCGGTGCTGCGCAACTGGCTGCGCTCCCAGGTGCCCGAGTACGCCGGCCGGTAA
- a CDS encoding fimbrial protein FimV, translated as MMRKKLPADRAMEAHKLTGKPTRWQASAMAIGIAMLTGIASPEAHALALGRITVQSALGEPLRADIDIPEITPDEAASLKAAVASPDAFRAAGLEYNSVITNLQISLQQRPGGRMFLRLSSDRVVNDPFIDLILEANWASGRIVRDYTMLFDPPNLRPLGPPPATIAQVPAAAAPGPAASPAPAPAPAATRPVAPPPSMAASPQPVRPQTPRPAAAPAPLPAATAGSGREVIVKSGDTAGRIATANMPANVSLDQMLVALLRTNPDAFIQGNVNRVKAGAVLEIPTAEQAALVEPSQARQTIVAQARDFNEFRRKLAGSVPATEVAAANRQASGKVQAKVEDKQPAAQAPDKLTLSKGAVQGKNAVDKIAKDRAAQDAAARVAELNKNIADLSKLGAASSGPGGAAAAKPAASAPKTGVEVATGALAAASAPKPAASAPAPVAAPAPAPAPVAVAAVAPASAPAAPAVVAPAASAPAPVAVAPAPVAPVPAPVAAPAPAPKPAAPKVTAPPPPEPRLLDDLTDNWPIVAGVVGAIALLLGFGFYRVRQRKKSTQVDSSFLESRLQPDSFFGASGGQRIDTNEGGPTGSSMVYSPSQLDAAGDVDPVAEADVYLAYGRDLQAEEILKEALRTTPQRVAIHGKLLEIYSKRRDAKAFEFIASEAFGLTRGEGPDWEHICELGRDLDPANPMYQPGGQPTPGGAAPGPAPAASADNFAMATATHVVPQSMAPPAPAMDLDLDLDFSIGDDAPVDLQATTPMQIEPTVAFAAAPAPVEPPSLDMDFGSATISLPPSPAPAPKAPPPPPATEAPVRLSAPDLALSENELSFSPDALGKTAPIMALPTPVPPPPPVVDAGMIEFDLGALSLDLPAPAAGATAEGGDTAGTPLSTGFDDSGADPLSTKLALAEEFSAIGDPDGARSLAEEVVAEASGALKAKAQRFLAELA; from the coding sequence ATGATGAGAAAAAAGTTGCCTGCAGATCGAGCAATGGAGGCGCATAAATTGACCGGGAAGCCAACGCGCTGGCAGGCATCCGCCATGGCCATCGGAATCGCGATGCTGACTGGCATCGCCAGCCCCGAAGCGCACGCGCTCGCCCTCGGGCGGATCACCGTCCAGTCGGCACTGGGTGAACCCCTGCGCGCCGACATCGATATCCCCGAAATCACGCCTGACGAGGCCGCCAGCCTCAAAGCCGCTGTCGCCTCGCCGGACGCTTTCCGCGCCGCGGGCCTCGAATACAACTCCGTCATCACCAACCTGCAGATCAGCCTGCAGCAGCGGCCCGGCGGGCGCATGTTCCTGCGCCTGTCCAGCGACCGCGTGGTCAACGACCCCTTCATCGACCTGATCCTGGAAGCCAACTGGGCGTCGGGCCGCATCGTGCGCGACTACACGATGCTGTTCGATCCGCCGAACCTGCGCCCGCTGGGCCCGCCGCCCGCAACGATTGCGCAGGTGCCGGCCGCTGCCGCGCCCGGACCGGCCGCCTCACCCGCCCCCGCCCCCGCGCCTGCCGCCACCCGGCCCGTGGCGCCGCCCCCCTCCATGGCTGCGTCGCCGCAACCGGTGCGCCCCCAGACGCCGCGGCCTGCCGCCGCGCCGGCTCCGTTACCCGCCGCGACGGCAGGCAGTGGCCGCGAGGTCATCGTGAAATCGGGCGACACGGCCGGACGCATCGCCACCGCGAACATGCCCGCCAACGTGTCGCTGGACCAGATGCTCGTGGCCCTGCTGCGGACCAATCCCGATGCCTTCATCCAGGGCAACGTGAATCGCGTCAAGGCCGGCGCCGTGCTCGAGATTCCGACCGCCGAACAAGCAGCGCTGGTGGAGCCCTCACAGGCCCGCCAGACCATCGTGGCCCAGGCCCGGGATTTCAATGAATTCCGCCGCAAACTGGCCGGCAGTGTGCCGGCCACCGAGGTGGCCGCTGCCAACCGGCAGGCCAGCGGCAAGGTCCAGGCCAAGGTCGAAGACAAGCAGCCCGCGGCGCAGGCCCCCGACAAGCTGACCCTGTCCAAGGGCGCGGTCCAGGGCAAGAACGCCGTGGACAAGATCGCCAAGGACCGCGCGGCCCAGGACGCCGCCGCCCGCGTGGCGGAGCTCAACAAGAACATCGCCGACCTCAGCAAGCTCGGTGCCGCCAGCAGCGGCCCGGGCGGTGCGGCGGCTGCCAAGCCGGCAGCCAGCGCCCCCAAGACCGGGGTCGAAGTTGCCACTGGCGCCCTCGCCGCGGCCAGCGCGCCCAAGCCCGCCGCCAGCGCGCCGGCACCCGTTGCCGCACCCGCTCCTGCTCCCGCCCCCGTGGCCGTTGCAGCAGTGGCGCCAGCGTCGGCTCCCGCAGCTCCCGCGGTCGTGGCACCCGCCGCCAGTGCCCCGGCGCCCGTCGCCGTCGCTCCTGCACCTGTTGCTCCTGTGCCAGCCCCTGTGGCGGCACCCGCACCGGCGCCCAAGCCTGCGGCGCCCAAGGTCACCGCTCCGCCTCCGCCGGAACCCAGGCTGCTGGACGATCTGACGGACAACTGGCCCATCGTGGCAGGGGTCGTGGGTGCGATCGCGCTGCTGCTGGGCTTTGGCTTCTACCGGGTCCGCCAGCGCAAGAAGTCCACCCAGGTCGACAGTTCCTTCCTCGAAAGCCGCTTGCAGCCGGACTCGTTCTTCGGCGCCAGCGGTGGCCAGCGCATTGACACCAATGAAGGCGGCCCGACCGGCTCCTCCATGGTGTATTCGCCCAGCCAGCTGGATGCAGCCGGTGACGTGGATCCGGTGGCCGAGGCCGACGTCTACCTGGCCTACGGGCGCGACCTGCAGGCCGAGGAAATCCTCAAGGAAGCCCTGCGCACCACGCCGCAGCGTGTGGCCATCCATGGCAAGCTGCTTGAGATCTATTCCAAGCGCCGCGACGCCAAGGCCTTTGAATTCATTGCGTCCGAGGCGTTTGGCCTGACGCGCGGTGAAGGTCCGGACTGGGAACACATCTGCGAACTGGGCCGCGACCTTGATCCCGCCAATCCGATGTACCAGCCCGGGGGGCAACCCACCCCGGGCGGCGCGGCTCCCGGGCCCGCGCCGGCCGCCTCGGCGGACAATTTCGCCATGGCCACGGCCACGCACGTCGTGCCCCAGAGCATGGCGCCGCCCGCGCCCGCGATGGATCTGGACCTCGATCTGGACTTTTCCATCGGTGACGATGCACCGGTCGACCTGCAGGCGACCACGCCCATGCAGATCGAGCCCACGGTCGCGTTCGCGGCGGCTCCGGCCCCCGTCGAGCCGCCCTCGCTGGACATGGACTTCGGCAGCGCCACGATTTCGTTGCCCCCCTCGCCCGCACCAGCACCCAAGGCACCCCCGCCCCCACCCGCGACTGAAGCGCCAGTCCGGCTGTCGGCGCCCGACCTCGCATTGTCCGAAAACGAGCTGAGCTTCTCGCCCGACGCCCTGGGCAAAACCGCTCCGATCATGGCCTTGCCCACCCCTGTGCCCCCGCCGCCGCCCGTGGTGGACGCCGGCATGATCGAATTCGACCTGGGCGCGCTGTCGCTGGACCTTCCCGCGCCCGCTGCGGGAGCCACTGCGGAGGGCGGCGACACAGCTGGCACGCCGCTGAGCACGGGATTTGATGATTCCGGCGCCGACCCGCTGTCCACCAAGCTCGCGCTGGCCGAAGAGTTCAGCGCCATTGGCGACCCCGATGGGGCCCGCAGCCTCGCCGAAGAGGTCGTGGCCGAGGCTTCGGGCGCGCTCAAGGCCAAGGCCCAGCGCTTCCTTGCCGAACTGGCCTGA
- the trpB gene encoding tryptophan synthase subunit beta, with protein sequence MFEYHQPDVSGHFGKYGGSFVSETLTHAINELREAYAKYQHDPEFIAEFHSELAHFVGRPSPVYHAARMSREQGGAQIYLKREDLNHTGAHKVNNTIGQAMLARRMGKPRVIAETGAGQHGVATATICARYGLECVVYMGSEDVKRQSPNVYRMNLLGATVVPVESGSKTLKDALNEAMRDWVTNVENTFYIIGTVAGPHPYPMMVRDFQSVIGEECLKQMPEFTGGRQPDAVVACVGGGSNAMGIFHPYIPFENTRLIGVEAAGEGLDSGRHSASLQRGSAGVLHGNRTYILQNDDGQITETHSISAGLDYPGVGPEHAWLKDIGRAEYVGITDQEALAAFHYLCRTEGIIPALESSHAIAYAMKLAKTMSPDQSILVNLSGRGDKDIGTVADLSGVDFYDRPSMRGLQVKGGKA encoded by the coding sequence ATGTTCGAGTACCACCAGCCTGATGTCTCAGGCCATTTCGGAAAATACGGCGGCAGTTTTGTCAGCGAAACCCTGACCCACGCGATCAACGAGCTTCGCGAGGCCTACGCCAAGTACCAGCACGACCCGGAGTTCATCGCCGAATTCCACAGTGAGCTGGCCCATTTTGTGGGCCGCCCTTCGCCGGTCTACCATGCAGCGCGCATGAGCCGCGAACAAGGCGGGGCCCAGATCTACCTCAAGCGCGAGGACCTCAACCACACCGGCGCCCACAAGGTCAACAACACCATTGGCCAGGCCATGCTGGCCCGGCGCATGGGCAAGCCGCGCGTGATCGCCGAGACCGGCGCCGGCCAGCACGGGGTGGCCACGGCCACCATCTGCGCCCGCTATGGGCTGGAGTGCGTGGTCTACATGGGCAGCGAGGACGTCAAGCGCCAGAGCCCCAACGTGTACCGAATGAACCTGCTGGGCGCCACCGTGGTGCCCGTCGAGTCGGGCAGCAAGACGCTCAAGGACGCGCTCAACGAAGCCATGCGTGACTGGGTCACCAACGTCGAGAACACCTTCTACATCATCGGCACCGTGGCCGGCCCGCACCCCTACCCGATGATGGTGCGGGACTTCCAGAGCGTGATTGGCGAGGAGTGCCTCAAGCAGATGCCCGAATTCACCGGCGGCAGGCAGCCCGATGCGGTCGTGGCCTGCGTGGGCGGCGGCAGCAATGCCATGGGCATCTTCCACCCCTACATTCCTTTTGAAAACACGCGCCTGATCGGTGTCGAGGCGGCCGGTGAGGGGCTGGACAGCGGCCGGCATTCGGCCTCGCTGCAGCGCGGCAGCGCCGGCGTGCTGCATGGCAACCGCACCTACATCCTGCAGAACGACGATGGCCAGATCACCGAGACGCACAGCATCAGCGCCGGTCTGGACTACCCCGGCGTGGGCCCGGAACACGCCTGGCTCAAGGACATCGGCCGCGCCGAGTACGTGGGCATCACCGACCAGGAAGCGCTGGCGGCTTTCCATTACCTGTGCCGTACCGAGGGCATCATTCCCGCGCTCGAATCCAGCCATGCGATCGCCTACGCCATGAAGCTGGCCAAGACCATGAGCCCCGACCAGAGCATCCTGGTCAACCTGTCGGGGCGGGGCGACAAGGACATCGGCACGGTCGCGGACCTGTCGGGCGTGGACTTTTATGACCGCCCGTCGATGCGCGGCCTGCAGGTCAAGGGAGGCAAGGCATGA
- the accD gene encoding acetyl-CoA carboxylase, carboxyltransferase subunit beta, whose product MSWLEKLLPPKILQTDPTERRTVPEGLWVKCPSCETVLYKTDLEQNQNVCPTCSHHHRIGARARLNAFLDAEGRYELGQEVLPVDALKFKDSRKYPERLKEALENTGETDALVVMGGAVHSINLIAACFEFDFMGGSMGSVVGERFVRGVEAAVEQKVPFLCFTATGGARMQEGLLSLMQMAKTNAALTRLAKKGLPYVSVLTDPTMGGVSAGFAFVGDVVIAEPKALIGFAGPRVIESTVRVTLPEGFQRAEFLQQKGAVDFICDRRELRKTIASTLAMLQRQPADAVV is encoded by the coding sequence ATGAGCTGGCTCGAAAAACTGCTCCCCCCCAAGATCCTGCAAACCGACCCGACCGAGCGCCGCACGGTGCCCGAGGGCCTGTGGGTCAAGTGCCCCAGTTGCGAAACGGTGTTGTACAAGACCGACCTCGAGCAGAACCAGAACGTCTGCCCGACCTGCAGCCATCACCACCGCATCGGCGCGCGCGCGCGCCTGAACGCCTTTCTGGACGCCGAAGGCCGCTATGAGCTGGGCCAGGAAGTGCTGCCCGTGGATGCGCTCAAGTTCAAGGACAGCCGCAAGTACCCCGAGCGACTCAAGGAGGCGCTGGAGAACACCGGTGAGACTGACGCCCTCGTGGTGATGGGCGGCGCCGTGCACAGCATCAACCTGATTGCCGCGTGCTTCGAGTTCGACTTCATGGGCGGCAGCATGGGCAGCGTGGTGGGCGAGCGCTTCGTGCGTGGCGTCGAGGCCGCGGTCGAGCAGAAAGTGCCTTTCCTTTGCTTCACCGCCACGGGCGGTGCCCGCATGCAGGAAGGCCTGCTCTCGCTCATGCAGATGGCCAAGACCAACGCGGCCTTGACCCGGCTGGCCAAGAAGGGCCTGCCTTACGTCAGCGTGCTGACCGACCCGACCATGGGTGGCGTGAGCGCGGGCTTTGCCTTTGTGGGTGACGTGGTGATCGCCGAACCCAAGGCGCTGATCGGTTTTGCCGGCCCGCGCGTGATCGAGTCCACCGTGCGCGTGACGCTGCCCGAGGGCTTCCAGCGTGCCGAGTTCCTGCAGCAAAAGGGCGCCGTGGACTTCATCTGCGACCGGCGCGAGCTGCGCAAGACCATTGCCAGCACGCTGGCCATGCTGCAGCGCCAGCCTGCCGACGCCGTGGTCTGA